AGCGAGGAGCGCTCGCGGCAGATGTTCCAGCAGGCCGAAGAGGCGCGCGCCGCGATCGATCGGCTCTACCGCATCAGCAGCTCGATGCAGGTCTCCTGGCTGCGCGAGGACCGCCTGCGCGCGTTCGAGCAGGGGGTGCACGAGGCCCTCGGCTTCGATCGCTTCTATGTCGCCCTGGCCTCGCCTGATCTACAGATCTTCAACGTCGCGGCGGCCGTCGGCATGGACATGTTCGACGACCTGCCGCTGTCGCCGGCCGCAGGCGCCCTCTACCACGTGTTCCGGACGGGGCGCCCGCTGGCGGTGCTCACCGACGACGACCTGGAGCGGCTTCCCCGAGCGAGCGGCGAATATCTCGATCGCCCATACCTCCGGAGCCGCCGCTTCATCATCGCCCCGCTCCTCGCCGGGGATCGGGTGATCGGGGTCGCCAGCGCGGACAACAAGACGAGCCAGCGACCGATCACGGCCGCCAATTGCGAGCTGTTCACGCTCCTCGCCCAGCAGCTGGCCGCGGCGCTCGAGGAGGCGCGGCTGTACGCCGCACTCGAGGAGAAGAGCCGCGAGCTCGAGGTGGCGGGCCGCCACAAGTCCGAGTTCCTCGCCAACATGTCGCACGAGCTCCGGACCCCGCTCAACGCGATCATCGGGTACAGCGAAATGCTGCAGGAGGAAGCGGCCGACTTGGGTGAGGAGCGATTCCTCGCCGACCTCCAGAAGATCAACACGGCGGGGCAGCACCTGCTGGAGTTGATCAACGCCGTCCTCGACCTGTCAAAGATCGAGGCGGGCAAGATGGATCTCTACCTGGAGACCTTCAACGTTCCGGCCATGGTGCAGGGGATCGCCGCGGTGATCCAGCCGCTCGCCGCCAAGAACGGAAACCACCTCGACGTCTCCTGCGACGATGGCGTAGGCACGATGCGCGCGGACGTGACGAAGGTCCGCCAAACGCTGCTCAACCTCCTGGCCAATGCCGCCAAGTTCACCGAGCGGGGCACGATCTCGGTCGCGGTCAGCCGCGAGAAGAGCGAGAGCGGGGACTGGATCCAATTCACCGTGCGCGACACGGGCATCGGCATGACGCCGGAGCAGATGGCCCGGCTGTTCCAAGCGTTCTCGCAGGCCCACGGGGACTCGGCGCGCCGGTACGGCGGAACCGGCTTGGGCTTAGCACTCAGCCGCCGCCTGTGCCAGATGATGGGCGGCGACATCACCCTCGCGAGCGAGCCCGGGCACGGCAGCACGTTCACCGTGCGGCTGCCGGCCGCCGTCGCAGCCCAGGGCGAGGTGGCGGATGCGCCGGTCCGAGCGGAGGGCGGGCCGCCGAGCGGGCGCACGGTGCTTGTGATCGACGATGACCCCGCGGTGCGGGAGCTCATGCAGCGGTTCCTCGTCAGGGAGGGATTCCGGGTCGTGGTGGCGGCGGGCGGCGAGGAGGGGCTTCGACTCGCCCGCGAGGTGAGGCCCGACGCCATTACCCTCGACGTCATGATGCCCAGCGTGGACGGCTGGGCGGTCCTCGCCGAACTGAAGGCGGATCCCGCGCTCGCCAAGGTTCCGGTGATCATGCTGACCATGGTCGACGACAAGAGCCTTGGCTATGCCCTCGGCGCCGCCGACTA
Above is a window of Candidatus Methylomirabilota bacterium DNA encoding:
- a CDS encoding response regulator; amino-acid sequence: MNRVQIMAHLASLLRRVKVLEPLRARNRRAQAYLRESEERYRSLVENASDSILMFTLDGTVASVNPAYARLTRWTVEELVGQNWGTLVAPVDRKRMAERTRGALAGKRLPSLFEVAALCKDGRIVQLEGRTRIVRDPKGTPVGFQGVYRDITERKRAEEALRESEERSRQMFQQAEEARAAIDRLYRISSSMQVSWLREDRLRAFEQGVHEALGFDRFYVALASPDLQIFNVAAAVGMDMFDDLPLSPAAGALYHVFRTGRPLAVLTDDDLERLPRASGEYLDRPYLRSRRFIIAPLLAGDRVIGVASADNKTSQRPITAANCELFTLLAQQLAAALEEARLYAALEEKSRELEVAGRHKSEFLANMSHELRTPLNAIIGYSEMLQEEAADLGEERFLADLQKINTAGQHLLELINAVLDLSKIEAGKMDLYLETFNVPAMVQGIAAVIQPLAAKNGNHLDVSCDDGVGTMRADVTKVRQTLLNLLANAAKFTERGTISVAVSREKSESGDWIQFTVRDTGIGMTPEQMARLFQAFSQAHGDSARRYGGTGLGLALSRRLCQMMGGDITLASEPGHGSTFTVRLPAAVAAQGEVADAPVRAEGGPPSGRTVLVIDDDPAVRELMQRFLVREGFRVVVAAGGEEGLRLAREVRPDAITLDVMMPSVDGWAVLAELKADPALAKVPVIMLTMVDDKSLGYALGAADYLTKPIDREQLVAVLRKYHPQRSVLVVDDDLAMRDLIRRILESEGYVVVEAENGRVALDRVRDEKPGLILLDLMMPETDGFEFIDEFRRHDAWRGIPIVVVTAKDLSVEERRRLNGYVERVLQKGALSREALLRDVRDLVAESLARQQEPR